In Sparus aurata chromosome 5, fSpaAur1.1, whole genome shotgun sequence, the genomic window TCCTGCTATTAGTGAATCCTTCCAAGTTCAcagagaagaacagagaaacTCTGAAGTTCATCCTGAGTTTGTTTGGTCAAGATGCTTTTAAACACTTGATGGTCATCATCACACATGAGGGGAAGAAAACAAGTTCCACTGTGAATCAGCTCCTTAAAGACTGTGGAGGAAGACAGTACAACAGGTCTGAAGACAACCACAGGTCATTAATGCAGAAGATTAGAAGCATTGTCCATGAAAACAGAGGAGCCTTCCTCACCGTCGGTGAATCAGCTTTAAACCTGGTTctgtgtgggaggagaggagcagggaagacttcagcagctgaggccattTTAGGTCAGACAGAGTTTCCTTCAGTCTCCAACTCATCAGAGTGTGTTCAGAGTCAGGGAGAGGTGTGTGGACGTTGGGTTTCCCTGGTGGAGCTGCCTGCCTTGTGTGGAAAACCTCAGGAGGAAGTGATGAAGGAATCATTCAGGTGTATCTCCCTCTGTGATCCTGAGGGCGTCCATGCCTTCATCCTGGTCCTACCTGTGGATCTCCTCACTGATGAAGACAAGAAAGAGTTAAAGACCATCCAGAACACATTCAGCTCTCGAGTCAATGACTTCATCATGATTCTGTTCACTGTGGAGTCAGATCCTACAGCTCCCGCTGTTGACTTCATAACAAAGGACAAAGACATCCAGGAGCTCCTTCAGAGCTGTGGAGGAAGATATGTTGttctcaacatcaacaacaagcaGCAGATCCCAGAACTGTTGGACACGATGGATAAAATGAGACTGAGACTCTACAAAGACAAACCGTGCAGctacacaacaaaaacatttgcatttgctcaaatagaaaagatcagaaaacaagaggaaaacatCACCACACTGCAGGCTGAGCTGAAggacctgaaaacaaaatgcatcaTTAGCTGTAAgttctgtaatgttttcataTAAATAGTAATAAATTAGGGCTGTCGAACGATTAATtattttaatcgcgattaatcgcattttgtccatagttaactcgcaattaatcgcaaattaatcgcaatttctttctgttctgaatgtaccttaatgtattttttttcatgttcttaatacttttaaaaacataagaaagggcaaatatgcttcctttatgaaaatgtttattcaacacttcaaggcatgcaggaaaataaaaggctcaaaaaatatcccctcaccctaaatgggatcaaaacatggtgatgtctgcttttggcaagGGGGGCGGTgtgctctctgcatctgccatgtgtttggcttgcaaatgatatttgagactcgacgtacttcagtggtaactcatttcgtgtcgacagtacatgcagataactcaacttttgtcctatcgatgaaccatctggcagtgttttgaaagtgaatttgccgttcataagtcctttctccatttcctttcgcttttcagtccactgtgtttttcccgaaccgccaaccctgcttcttcttcttctgattccctttcttattcttctgccaccatctggatcaagactacaggtgccatcgacggccgttAATCAAACAatgcgtttttcttttttttataccgagcgatAATCgcgcctttaaaaaaaaaaaacggcgttaagaggatgttgcgttaacaaGTTATTAatgcgttaactttgacagccctataATAAATCATATGTATCTTAATTAAATTCTCCTATCTCAAAACATCTACTAGACATTAAACAATTTATACTGTCCCAATCTGTAATATTTAAGTAACTCCATGTCTTTATATTTCACAGGTGCTGATGAAGAACAGAGCCCAGAGTGTCTCAGGATTGTGCTGATAGGGAAGACTGGCTGTGGGAAGAGCTCTTCAGGAAACACCATTCTAGGAAGAAATGAGTTTAAAGCCAAATCAGGCCAAACATCAGTCACCAAACGTTGTCAGAGAAAACAGACTGTAGTAAACGGTCGTCCAGTCGTTGTGGTCGACACTCCTGGTCTGTTTGACACAACTCTGTCTCATGAAGAGGTTAATGAGGAGATGGTGAAATGCATCAGTCTGCTGGCTCCAGGACCACATGTCTTCCTGCTGGTGATACCAATTGGCAGATTTACacaagaagagaaggagacatTAAAACTTCTTAAGGAAGGCTTCGGGAAGAATGCTGAGAGGTGCACCATCATTCTTTTCACAAGAGGAGATACACTGGAACGCGAGGGAAGGTCCATCGATGATTACATCGAAAAAGACTGTGATGATTCCTTTAAGAAACTGATCGctgactgtggaggaagatACCACGTGTTTAATAACTATGATGAACAAAACCACATGCAGGTCAGTGAGCTGATCACCAAGATCGACACCATGGTGAAGACAAATGGAGGCAGCTGCTACACTAATGAGATGCTGCAAGAGGCCGAGGCAGCGAtacagaaagagatggagagaatcctgaaggagaaggaagaagagttgaggagagagagcgaggagcttcaaagaaaacatgaaggaGAGATGGAAGAGATTAAAAGACGAATGGAagaacagagagcagaaatagaaaaggagagaaaactgagagaaaaacaacttaaagaaaaggaagaaaacatcaaGAGAGAacgtgaggagagaaagaaagaacaggaaataaaagaagaagaagacaggaagagaaaacaagaagaagaaactcagAAACTGGAGTGGAAACAAAGAGTTGAAGCTTTGGAACGAAAAATCAGATCAGAGTTAGAATCAAAGGAAAAGATTCAGAGAAAGgcggaggagagcagagaagagatgaagagagaacgagagaaagaggataaaaaacaaaatgaatggtGGCAAAAACGATTTcaagaagatgaacagagacgacaggagggagaagaaagactcagaaaactgcaaaaagaatataaagaagaaagagaaagggatgaaaataaaagaaaagaagaggatcaaatgagaagagaacaagaggagaaagagaggaaactcATGGAGGAAGAACTgagagcagaaatagaaaaggagagaaaactgagagaaaaacaacttaaagaaaaggaagaaaacatcaacagagaatgtgaggagagaaagaaagaacagaaaatgagagaagaagaagacaggaagagaaaacaagaggaagaaattcAGAAACAGGCGTGGAAACAAAAAGTTGaagctttggaaaaaaaaatcagatcagagtcagaatcaAAGGAAAGCATTGACAGGAagttggaggagagcagagaagagatgaggagagaacaagaaaaagaggataaaaaacaaaatgaatggtGGCAAAAACGATttcaagaagaagaacagagacgacaggaggaagaaacaaGACTCAGAAAACTGCAAGAAGAATATGAGCACgacagagaaaatgatgaaaaaaaaagaaaagaagaggataAAATGAGAAGAGagcaagaggagaaagagaggaaactcATGGAGGAAGAACTGAGAGCAGAAatagaaaggagagaaaactgagagaaaaacaacttaaagaaaaggaagaaaacatcaacagagaacgtgaggagagaaagaaagaacaggaaatgagagaagaagaagccaggaaaagaaaacaaaaagaagaaattcagaaacaGGAGTGGAAACAAAGAGTTGAAGCTTTGGAACAAAAAATCagatcagagtcagaatcaaaggaaaacattgacagaaagttggaggagagcagagaagagatgaggagagaacGAGAGAACTGGGAGATAAATCGAAAGGAATGGTGGAAAAAACGACTTcaagaagatgaacagagacgACAGGAGGAACAAACGAGACTCAGAAAACTGCAAGAAGAATATGAACAAAtaagagaaaatgatgaaaagaaaagaaaagaagaggatcaaatgagaagagaacaagaggagaaagagagaaaagacatgGAGGAGAAATATAAGCAGAAAATGGAGAATCTGAAGAAGACGTATGAAGAAGAAGCCAGAGAGAAAGCTGAAGAGTTCAATGAgttcaaagagaaatacaacAAGAAGTTTGAAGACCAGAAGAAAGAATATGaggaacaaatgaaagaaaaagacgaTAAGTACGACCTGTTAAAGGCTCTTAGAGACAACAATGAAGGGGAGATGAGGAAAAAACATCTCGGCGAAATTTGTGACTTGGTGAAACGTGTGATCAGAAATGAAAAGAATTTGGAAAAAATCAATAAACTACTGAAAAGCCAccaaaaagaaatgaatgtaacggaaaaagaaaaggaaaagaaagaactgcaggaagaacatgaaaaacaaatcaatgactTGATACAGAAACTtgtgagagaagagaaaaaatggTGGAGTCGGTTTTGTTCATTGTTTCGTTTGAAGAAGTGAAACTCTGAAGGAAGAAATCTTTCACTGGTGTCAAACAACACCTCAGGAGGAGCAGTGGGTTGTACTGTAATGTAGAACATGGACACTAAAAATATTTCTTATCGGCTGTCAGGTGtctaaatatttaaaagtaCATTTAGCAACAATAGTGACGCTTTAGACTGTTAGCAGATACTGACTCAGACTGTGATCATGTTGAGgtgaagaaacaaacacacagatgatcTCATACAAGGTTTTAACGGAAAatatatctatttatatatatatatatatatatatatagcagcAGGTTTAATTTGACCCTGTGTCTGACTATCTGCTGTCCTCTTCTGGTTTCGTGACATGCTCTCATTGCCTGCTCCTTATCTCCCCTCCAAACTTGTCATCTTGATTTGGCTGCAGTAAAAACTGGACATGTTTGTAAGCTGTAGTAGCGTCTGAGACAGAGTTCAGGAGGTTAGGGACCTGATAACTCTAACCCTCTCTCTCAAAAGGGTTGTTTTGATGGATTCCTCCCTGACCTGAGTTGAATTTGGTCTCACAACACAAATTGTGACAAAAAGTTCCCAGCCTAATCTACAGTGACTAACACTTGAAAGAATCAGTAAGTCAACATGGTACAACAATGACAATAATGGACTTTAAAGTGTTCTAATATGGAAAAGAGTCATCAGAACCTTTTGTTGATTTATATGTTATCAACTAGAAATATATTATCAATCCTAATGTTGTCAAACAGGATGTTAATACAGAATGCAGTCAATAAGACAAACTTGCTGTGAAGATCAAAATTCTGTTCATGTTGAATCGAACAAATTCACAAGTTTTTCAGAAATTCTGCTGACagacaaaaactaaaataacCCGTCTGATGGAGAAAATCACATGAACACAGACTGAAGACTTCACCAAGTGAAACTGGACTTTGAGCCTGATATGATCTGTGAGTACAGACAGTCTGGAAAGCAACTGGAAAGCATCTGTTAAAGATggttgctttttatttttctgtaattttaAGTGGAAATCTTTAAATCacaaaatgttcacaatgttttttctttttatagcTGATTAACTCAACAGATGCAACATGTTGAAAACCTCTGGCCTGTATTACTGGAAATACTTCTTAATGTAACTCAGGATCTTCTTTGTTTCTCAGCATTGTATTGTATATGCAATAATCTCTATAAGGTTGATTCCTGTAAAGAAAGCTTCAGCACATAAACACAATCCGTGAACAGCATCTGCAAACGTTCCACTACCAACGGCCATTTAATGGTCACTGACAGCAGACTGACTACACATTTCAACAGCTgacacaaatcacacaaaacaagCTATTATCTCCTCTACAACTTCTGTGCTACCAAGATCCAAcaaaactagaactgcaagcattTCAGAAcaggggccaagcccccccgcgcGACTCGGACCCCGCGAACcacagagcccacggaagttggccccaaagaaTGACGGGCTCgaggcaaaagtgaggacacaggccaacatcTGAGctgtggtattcgctgtaatgggaagtgcgcccgaagtgcaaaaggctgaatgtgtgccgatttggatttgttgtactaaatCACGCCCACATttaccagtcatgaccaccttcaagatatggcctcaggattggccctacatcataccgaccaaatttcgtaaaaatagGTGTTGCcattcaagagatataaacttcccatcttttcagcaccccctagtggcaaaaattcaccaaattcggatcatcccttcccagtgttatggcaaccaaggaactcaaatttggtgttaatagcatttagtttgaccgagatatcaaactgtttccatttttatagctagctgcagaaatgtgtttgttaataattaacgcattttttgaccgagcaaaattcttttgataattttacatcaggtccagctgaagagtgtacgtgccaagtttcacacagatgggacaaaatcccaaggaggagttcgaaaaagtaggttttgcatatgtggtgATTTGgcgaacgaaatgtgcagcagaagtagacgtgtcctatgtcagaaagcccagctctattcagggaacatatggatataaggtttgcgaatgttttatttaaaatgtggaagttacaggcaaaaacgcgattgcatccattatagcgccacctactggagtacatgtgcaatttttggtatggaagaactgtgtcctattctatatgtaccatataaatgtcaaagctctcagcataatagtttggctgaaattaatgtttgttgtttatcttgtaataagccatgcccacattgagcagtcatgaccacctcCAAGATATGGcgtcaggattggccctacatcataccaaccaaatttcgtaaaaatcgttgtagctgttcaagagatataaacttcccatatttttagcaccCCCTAGcagccaaaattcgccaaattcggctcatcccttcccagtctcatggcaaccaaggatctcaaatttggtgttaatagcatttagtttgaccgagatatcaaacagtttacatgtttatagctagctacagaaatttgtttgtgaataatttgcgcattttttgaccgagcaaaattcttttgataactttagatcaggtccagctgaagagtgtacatggcaagtttcacgcagatcagACAAAATCCAGAGGAGGAGtacgaaaaagtaggttttccaggtTTTGAgattttgcgaaaaaaaaaaaaaatctaccggaagtgggcgtggccaatcgcaaagtgattcagcttcagggaatctggggatacaaggtttttcaATGTGCAACATACGATTTGGGAGTTATAGgtaaaaacgtgttggcctaggttatagcgccccctgcaggcagagatatgtagttttttgtgtctgagatattcgcaggagtctggaccaaccctccaaattgcaccggcCTCCCTtacacggtttagcctgcagcaccacttttataagaataaaaatataaatctttACAGTTACAAAAGGGTTCCTAGCACGCAGGTCCTAGGAAACCCTaaccctcggcccctcgggcttggccccctaaataTTAGaataatgacaaaataatgaagTAACTGGAGTGTTTGCTGGCTAACTGCTGATGTCTGGGTTAGCTAGCTTAAATATAACGAGTCACTGAACATCAAGCTAGGAACCTAAATGAATCCTCACATCTGCAGCAGGCTCTACAACTAAATACACACGACTAATACAGTCACAGAATCATTAATAACAGTCATTAGAAGCCCTGTGAACAcaacagaataaagaaaaaacgttTCTACGTACCAAATGAAGATATTGACGGACTTTGACGGAGTTTGTTACAGACCGACATGTTCCGTCTGACTGCTCATGAACTTTGGGGTTCACCACTCAAGTCTGCAGGGGCTCCACAAGATGGCGCCCGTCCCAAAGAAACGGACCCTGATCAGAACAAACTGAGAGAAGATCAATGAGTCCGCCTTCAGTTCATTACAGCACAATTAACAGTTTATAGCATTATGGTCAAATATAGCAGCGACTCataaaacatcacattaacagTGGTGAtggtaaacacattttaatctgctacatatttaatattttataaaattTGGAAACGTATCACATGAATTGAAATGATGGACATGTTATCCTATTAAAGGGTAACtgcaccagttttacacattgaagtgtgttaACAGGTGTTGGGGAGGAAAAAGGTATAAAGTCCTTTGTGGCTCCTGTTAGGATTCTTCcattttattactttattacaaGAGCACTGTGACCCCTATGACCCCCTCTCTTGCACTGATGATCAACTTGACCATAAATTATTGTGCACATAAACACCTGTCTGATCTATGCATCTGTTTTTGAGTCCTAGGCACTGTGACTGTCATTGTCATGCACCAGAGCACTAGCAGGTACCAGCACACTGTTGATTAAAGTCTAAGATACTGTCATTTAATTGCTATGTACCAATGAACTGTATTCTTAAATTGTGTTTCACCAATCATCTGCATTATTAAAAGAGTTGTACATATCCTGTTAAATAATGAGATAGGTCGAAAGCGTTAGTCCTTTTTATGAGACACTAATACATAGTAGAGAAAGGATATGAAAGAGCACCCAGCCACATTCACTGAGGAGACGAAGGTCAAGAGATAACACTTGTTTTGCTCAGAGTCACTGAGGTGAGCTTTAGGGAGTCAGCCAGAAACTTAAACAAGTGCAGGTGTGCAGGAAGACAGGACAGGgaggtttttttcttcaacagggCGCTGTCTCCAGGGGATCAGGTTTCGTGTTGCCAAGTAGCTTGGACTACTTCGAGCACCCACGAAGGGAGGGCTAAGTTTAAACCACGGTTCCTCCCCACCTGTTTAACCAATGAAAGTTATTCACCTTATCTATCAGCTTTAACCAATGAGAAACTCTACATATTATGTTactgaaatgatcaaatatATTGCAGAGAGAAATTGTGCATCTTTTTCTGGGAGATTGGTTGCAGTTAACAGCTTTGCTGCCtgcgatttttcaaacagagaaagtctTTGATATCAAGCTTTACTCAATGATACAATtctaaataaatggtaaaaGGTACATCGTGGTTTGTCTTCTCTCAAATAAGCGAATACGCCTgacactaaccctaacccagagggagctgcatgtgatctgataaattgataaattgcattgtgggtaataataagtaaggttttgaaaaggaagaagattGTGTGGAATAATGAAGGTGATATCTCTGAATCTGCTCtccaaaacctggtgcctacattaccgaCAATGCAACGTAGTGACATCACTAGAGGTAGTTTATCAGATCACATGCTGCTTTTTCTAAAAGCTTCATAGTATTGTTTCAGGTGAGGTTTGGTTGCTGGTGGACCCAGAAGCAGAGACATTGAGACAGTTGTTGagtatgtatgtttattttcacaaaaaaaagggggaatttTGACGAAGATGAGTGCAGGCAGATGAGCAGGTTCACATGGGAGCCAGTGGAGTGATCTCACCTGGTTTATACAGCAGGAGCAGGAATCACAGGTGTGGAAGTCTTTCCTGTCCGCTATCTTGCAGGTCGTCCCAATTTTCTTATTTTGCGCTCCAAAGAGCGAGGATCGAGGAGCGGAGAGCGACCAAGGATAATTATTATCTGGACACGGCCgtgttcattcctatgaaaacTGTTCGGTGGTGTTTTGAAGCCAGAGAAGCTCGACTGTCAACATTTTCTTAATActacttttgtacttttacctGTAACGGAGTATTTTTACAACACAGTGCTGCAACTTTTGCTTCAGTCAGAGATACGAGTGCAGTGAGGCTCCTGCAGGGCGGTGATGTCATCATACGTATCAAAATGTAAAGTTGATCAAAATATCTTGTGGTGAaagattaaatgattaaatcaaaCACTAAAACCACCTGATCCTGATTAATAAACATTATCCGTCATCACCAACCACATTGTACAGTGTACAATGTGTGCACACAAAGAATGTAAATACATAAGTACAAGTACCTAAACATTTaaaacttgagtaaatgtactcagtacTCAGCCAGAGAAGCTCGTCTGTCCATTTATAAAAAATGGGGCCTGAACACTAGAGACTTCCTCCAACCAATAATTGAATAATGTGACTTTTAACAGTTTATTGGACCGAACAGCTCAAATTATGACAGtcaaatgactcatttcacaGGGTTGAGGCTCCTCCTGGTGGACACAAGCGAGCTGACTTCAGAAGTCTATTACAGGCTGACACGCCCCCTTAGTTATTGATTGGATGCTACAGCAgacagtgttgtgcctgaattCGTTCATGAACAATTCGAATCGAAAATGATcattcatgaactcgttcatattttgggttaACGTAAACTGAATGTACtgtattctgcctgatgaacgtcaTTGTGAACACGTTCATTCTGGAGTTTGTGAACGGcgctctcacagtttaacttaagtgccagatttccatagAACCTTCCAGGCAAAAACTGGCTAACACACACCGTAAACAGGCCTTCATATGTAGCGGAAAAAACATCTGGCAGCACCAGCCACAACAGAGTCGCACCGCCACATGTGTCatcaaaaagcaaaacatggaggtaaaaacaaatgaaggcagcagcacctcagactctgcctccaccaGTAATACGCCATCTTcatatgattacttaaaacaatcttatgaaaaggtcagtgatgatccaggtgggaaaaatctgacctttttgtgtaaactttgcccgCCGGGTTTCAAGACGCAACTCCGTACGCCAACAACGTCAacagcaaacctgaaacggcacattgaactaaagcacccagCGAGCCTGTCAAGGtctgtgcaagtgaataaaaaatcaaaagacatggaaacggcgagccaaaacagatcctctaccacccaaatcacagcaacatactgaaaaaaaagaactatgaactagttttagagctgtgaacttagttcaaaattttgaattatgaacaatgaactgaactagttcattttaaaatttgtgaaccgaactttgaactagttcatgtagaaagtgaactttcccaacactgacaGCGGATCAGACTGATCTGACACGTCACAACATGACTGGAGTTTCATACGGAGTGAAGAAAGATAACAGATTAAACTCAAGTGTGTCACATCAAGTTTTATTGACAGTGTATAAAAATCACAGAATGATTGAAAATCTGCTGACGCTGAGTTAACACTGGAccccaaaacaaagaaataaaaaactgttgagCTTCACGTCTGAATCTttgattcagtttgtttgtattCAGTCAAACGTTTCAAATGTTATACAGTATAACTTATACTCCTTTACATTCAACTGACAGCTGAAGTGACTGGAATAAAAAATCTGATCAGTATTTTcaatataatacatttttcCGGCTGTATACAAAGTAGATAAATGAGCTGcacctccagcagctgtaaCATCAAAACACTGCTTACATGTGAAATCATCAGTAACAATATTCCAGTAACTGGATCAATGTAACTGTGAACTGGACCaacaagtacttttactttaaaggagcactctgtagttttgctgaagaaatgttaatgagcagagaaagatgttcattggctgattttccTCCATCAGGTGGCTGAATTAACAAACTCACctgaaagaacaaaacaaattcatactgttctaatttgtttttatgtggcgtactctgccacctttctttctgagtttgtatcctCATCTCATTgatatttcaaatattaaaattctgactttgaatttcttctacgaaactacatactgcccctttaaaaatcTCGGTACACTTTCTTAATActacttttgtacttttttacctgtaacagagtatttttacaACACAGTGCTGCAACTTTTGCTTCAGTCAGAGACACGAGTGCAGTGACTCTCCTGCAGGCCGGTGATGTCATCATACGTATCAAAATGTAAAGTTGATCAAAATATCTTGTGGTGAcagattaaatgattaaatcaaaCACTAAAACCACCTGATCCTGATTAATAAACATTATCCGTCATCACCAACCACATTCTGTACAATGTGTGCACACAAAGAATGTAAAGacacaagtacaagtaccttaacatttaaaacttgagtaaatgtacttagttacactccATCACTGCTaattacattttctgaaatACTGAGAGtcttttctgctacttcatatTTCCACTACACTACATTTCACCagcaaatgttgtactttttactccactacatgtatctgattactttagttactagttactcttCAGATGTAgagtttacacacacaaacatgagatCAGTGTGTAAAATATGATGCTGTGTTTTAGATTTGACCGCATAAAGTATTTAAATGAGCTCCACCTCAACCAGCTGTAACTTTACTCAGTGATgagatgtaactaagtacatttactcaagtacggCACTTCAATtctgaggtacttgtactttgcttgagtatttccattttctgctacttaatacatccacttcactacattttggagtCAAACgttcttgtatttttttactccactacatttatttgataacctTAGTtgctagttactttacagattacatgctgcatcacaTGCCAAAGTATCATGTCTTTAAAGTAattcatttcatcatcagtcagataaaaaacagtgacagtgatgatCAGTCTGTAGATCAGTCATCACCGTTTTCTGTATGAGCTGCAAAATTAGTAAcacctaaaaaaaacagataacttattacttaaaactattttaGTTCCATAGTAGGTCTCCTTGTAAAGTCTTACAAATACTGTCCTCTGAACAAATTAGGGCCATGCCTTTAAATTTAAAGCTCCATCTGATCCCATCTGGTCCCAAACTTTACagatcaacaaaaacaaaaacaatgaaagagCTTCCTCACATataacaacattacaaaaaatgataataaagcaCATATATACACAAT contains:
- the LOC115582209 gene encoding GTPase IMAP family member 8-like: MLVRHSERVNGECGVSPIRIVLVGKSEDKMTKLGNFILKNQDFHLQKHSKHIVAAQRQWKGNPLTVVKTTDMFSLSEETVREEMKSCISLCLPGPNVLLLLVNPSKFTEKNRETLKFILSLFGQDAFKHLMVIITHEGKKTSSTVNQLLKDCGGRQYNRSEDNHRSLMQKIRSIVHENRGAFLTVGESALNLVLCGRRGAGKTSAAEAILGQTEFPSVSNSSECVQSQGEVCGRWVSLVELPALCGKPQEEVMKESFRCISLCDPEGVHAFILVLPVDLLTDEDKKELKTIQNTFSSRVNDFIMILFTVESDPTAPAVDFITKDKDIQELLQSCGGRYVVLNINNKQQIPELLDTMDKMRLRLYKDKPCSYTTKTFAFAQIEKIRKQEENITTLQAELKDLKTKCIISCADEEQSPECLRIVLIGKTGCGKSSSGNTILGRNEFKAKSGQTSVTKRCQRKQTVVNGRPVVVVDTPGLFDTTLSHEEVNEEMVKCISLLAPGPHVFLLVIPIGRFTQEEKETLKLLKEGFGKNAERCTIILFTRGDTLEREGRSIDDYIEKDCDDSFKKLIADCGGRYHVFNNYDEQNHMQVSELITKIDTMVKTNGGSCYTNEMLQEAEAAIQKEMERILKEKEEELRRESEELQRKHEGEMEEIKRRMEEQRVVPIFLFCAPKSEDRGAESDQG